One segment of Castanea sativa cultivar Marrone di Chiusa Pesio chromosome 3, ASM4071231v1 DNA contains the following:
- the LOC142629838 gene encoding protein NSP-INTERACTING KINASE 2-like, with the protein MEKRAEVVLCCVALLCLWSSATGLLSSKGINYEVQALISIQALLTDPHNVLENWDENAVDPCSWAMITCSPDGFVISLGIPSGNFSGSLSPSISNLTNLQTVLLQNNNISGLIPSELGRLQKLRTLDLSANNFTGQLPSTLSHLKSLQYMRLNNNSLSGPIPSALANMSQLTFLDLSYNNLSGPVPRFQNKTFNVIGNPSICATGRENDCFGTTTLLPYFALNNSQSSQASGTTKSHKIALAFGSSLGSICLLILGFGFLLWWRQRHNKQIFFDVNEQQHEELCLGNLKKFQFRELQIATNNFSSKNLIGKGGFGNVYKGYLHDGTLVAVKRLKDGNAIGGEIQFQTEVEMISLAVHRNLLRLYGFCMTSTERLLVYPYMSNGSVASRLKAKPALDWGTRKRIALGAARGLLYLHEQCDPKIIHRDVKAANILLDDYCEAVVGDFGLAKLLDHRDSHVTTAVRGTVGHIAPEYLSTGQSSEKTDVFGFGILLLELISGLRALEFGKAANQKGAMLDWVRKIHQEKKLDMLVDKDLKNNYDRIELEEIVRVALICTQYLPSHRPKMSEVVRMLEGDGLAEKWEASQRAESTRSRANEFSSSERYSDLTDDSSLLAQAMELSGPR; encoded by the exons ATGGAAAAGAGAGCGGAGGTTGTTTTGTGCTGTGTAGCTTTGTTATGCTTATGGAGCTCAGCAACTGGTTTGCTTTCTTCCAAAGGTATCAACTATGAAG TGCAAGCTTTGATAAGCATTCAAGCTCTTCTGACTGATCCTCATAATGTTCTTGAGAATTGGGATGAGAATGCCGTGGATCCATGTAGCTGGGCTATGATCACTTGTTCTCCTGATGGTTTTGTCATCAGCCT AGGAATTCCAAGCGGGAACTTTTCCGGTTCTCTGTCACCAAGCATCAGCAACTTGACCAATCTCCAGACTGT GCTTCTGCAGAATAACAATATATCAGGACTAATTCCCTCCGAGCTTGGGAGACTCCAAAAGCTTCGGACACTCGATCTTTCAGCTAACAATTTCACCGGACAACTTCCCAGTACTCTATCCCACCTGAAAAGCCTCCAATACAT GCGGCTAAACAATAATAGTCTGTCCGGACCAATTCCTTCAGCTCTGGCTAACATGAGCCAGCTTACTTTTCT GGATCTGTCTTATAACAATTTAAGTGGTCCTGTACCAAGGTTTCAAAATAAGACATTCAA TGTTATTGGAAACCCTTCGATATGCGCCACCGGAAGAGAAAATGATTGTTTTGGAACGACAACACTATTACCTTATTTTGCCTTGAACAATTCACAAA GTTCTCAAGCTTCTGGAACAACCAAGAGCCACAAAATTGCCTTAGCCTTTGGTTCAAGCCTAGGTAGTATCTGCCTATTAATTCTTGGGTTTGGTTTCCTTCTTTGGTGGAGGCAGAGACACAACAAGCAAATATTCTTCGATGTTAATG AACAACAACATGAAGAACTTTGCCTTGGAAACTTAAAGAAATTTCAGTTTAGAGAACTACAAATTGCTACAAACAATTTCAGCAGCAAGAACCTGATTGGAAAGGGCGGCTTCGGTAATGTCTATAAAGGTTATCTTCATGATGGTACACTAGTAGCTGTGAAGAGACTCAAAGATGGAAATGCCATTGGGGGTGAGATCCAATTTCAAACAGAAGTTGAGATGATCAGTCTAGCAGTGCACCGAAATCTCCTCCGTCTTTATGGATTTTGTATGACAAGCACAGAGAGGCTTTTGGTTTACCCTTACATGTCAAATGGGAGTGTTGCTTCCCGTCTCAAAG CAAAACCAGCCTTGGATTGGGGTACAAGGAAAAGAATTGCCTTGGGAGCTGCAAGGGGGTTATTATACTTACATGAGCAGTGTGATCCCAAGATAATTCACAGGGATGTGAAAGCTGCAAATATATTGCTTGACGACTACTGTGAGGCAGTGGTAGGAGATTTTGGACTGGCAAAGCTGTTGGATCACCGTGATTCACATGTGACTACAGCAGTGAGAGGCACCGTGGGGCACATAGCTCCTGAGTATCTCTCAACAGGCCAGTCCTCTGAGAAAACAgatgtttttggttttgggatcCTTCTACTTGAACTAATATCTGGGCTAAGGGCTCTAGAGTTTGGTAAAGCTGCAAACCAAAAAGGAGCCATGCTTGACTGG GTGAGGAAAATTCATCAGGAAAAGAAGCTTGATATGCTAGTTGACAAGGACTTGAAAAACAACTACGATCGGATAGAGCTCGAAGAAATTGTTCGAGTAGCTTTGATATGTACTCAATACCTTCCAAGTCACAGGCCAAAGATGTCTGAAGTGGTCCGAATGCTCGAAGGAGATGGGCTTGCTGAGAAATGGGAGGCTTCTCAAAGAGCTGAATCAACCAGGTCCAGAGCCAATGAATTCTCCTCGTCAGAGCGATATTCAGATCTCACTGACGACTCTTCTTTGCTTGCCCAAGCAATGGAGCTCTCTGGACCCAGGTGA